A portion of the Salarias fasciatus chromosome 15, fSalaFa1.1, whole genome shotgun sequence genome contains these proteins:
- the LOC115402317 gene encoding cartilage intermediate layer protein 2-like, whose product MNASMAAFHPIRPFEPCYDSTHIKCWTDWFDRDDPSGSGDWETLSLLRRRYPGKICDKPADIEVQTVSGIPLSQTRDVIDKSDTTTGFICRNSDQPLMGGRRRRRCRDYRVRFSCPLPFCGGRVCWTKWFNRDHPSGSGDWETLRSLRRENPGQICANPLFIEAVTVHTLRPAIYTRDNIYVYNPTEGFVCRNSDQRYGRCQNYQVRFACLC is encoded by the exons ATGA ATGCATCAATGGCAG cttttcatcCTATTCGACCTTTTGAGCCTTGCTACGATTCCACCCACATCA aatGCTGGACCGACTGGTTTGACAGAGATGACCCCAGTGGAAGTGGAGACTGGGAAACCCTATCCTTGCTGCGCAGAAGATATCCCGGAAAGATCTGTGACAAGCCCGCAGACATCGAGGTCCAAACTGTGTCTGGCATCCCTTTGTCTCAAACAAGGGATGTGATTGATAA aagtGACACCACTACAGGGTTTATCTGCAGAAACAGTGACCAGCCCTTgatgggggggaggaggaggaggaggtgcagagaTTACCGTGTTCGTTTCAGCTGCCCCCTTCCTTTCTGTGGCGGAAGAG TGTGCTGGACAAAGTGGTTTAATCGGGATCATCCCAGTGGAAGCGGAGACTGGGAAACGCTGAGGAGCCTTAGACGTGAGAACCCGGGGCAAATCTGTGCCAACCCGCTGTTCATTGAGGCCGTCACCGTCCACACGTTGAGGCCAGCCATCTACACAAGAGATAACATCTATGT GTACAACCCAACTGAGGGATTCGTCTGCCGGAATTCGGATCAGAGATACGGCAGGTGTCAGAATTACCAGGTTCGCTTTGCGTGCCTGTGCTGA